ACTCAGGCCTCAACTCACCTCAGCTGCATTCACTTGTTATATAAAAGATACAGATCTTATGTAACAAATATGTTTGTCTTCATCCCCACTGAATCACTGCTGACTGCAGACTGACTTAGCAAAGCTGCGAGTTATTATCCAGATCTACAGAAGACATCCTTCATTTCATTGTGACAGTTTGATCCAATTTGAATATGTAAACAATCCCAAACTGCTACATGTTTGCAACTCACAGGGTGCTCACTTTGGATTTGAGTACTTAAGAGTAGTATGTCCCAAAGAGCTTGTCCCAGTGCGTGAAGTAGGGGGCATAATTGCCACTGTGTAAACTATGGTGGGCTTGGTGATAAGGAGCTCCTCCCATACAGGGCAGCAGTCTGTGAAGAGCCCAGGGCAGGTTGTAGCCACAGTGGTCTTCCACTGCCAGCCAGGTGTTGAGGATGTGGAAGACGACTTCGCTCAGAGGGTGACAGCCCACCACCCAGGCGCTGGTCAGAGCCAGCAGCAACTGGGACAGCAGCTCAGCTGAGCTGGCATCCTGGGCTGCTAGAGCAAAAGGAATGTGGTGCTGGTGGTGATGCTGGTGGATTTTGCGATAGAGCCATGAAAACCTGATGAGCCAGACAGAAACAACGGTCTCATTTTAGTGCAATGGAAAATCACTACAATATTCCCAGAATGTGGTGTAATGCTAGTGCCAGTAAACGTATTTCTGCTATTTCAAAAGTGCTGTATCTCACTTTTAAATCAGTGGGAGAGATGGGAACTGATTTAGTCACTTGGCAGACAAAAGCAAGTTACAAGTGAGGTaacaagcaagaaaaaaaattaagacaaGTAGAAAACTGTAAAGCAACAGTGCTGTGAGAAGAAGAGTTTCTGTTTCATAAGAtgcaagatgaaaaaaaaaaaacctgtcttcAACAGTTTGTTTTGGGCGATCACAAATGAgacgtgctgctgcattttggatcatctgaagGTGTTtaattgtgcagttttagtgtttttggaCTTAGAAGGAGTCAGCAAAGTGGTGTGATTACATGTTCTCCACGTGTttctgtgggtttcctcccatagtccaaatacatgaatgttaggttaactggtgactccaAAATGCGCCTCgagtccagggtgtaccctgcctttCGGCCTGAgtgctgggatagactccagaaCCGGATTAATGGTTAAAATGGACTCTTAGCTGTGGACAAAATTAGGGATATCTCAATCACTCAATCAATCAAGCCAGTGTTAAGTCCCCTAACTTTGCTCCTTATAAATGTGCACAGTGCCACACACTGGGAGCTTAAACCCTCAATGTGTCTTAAAAGCCCAGAATCTTTCTCTAGATAATAATAGTATTTTGTAAGTAACCTTGTATTTCATGTACGCATTAACGGTAAACAACTgtacactgaaaaaacacatctgaGATAATGTAGCATAATTAAATCTTatcaacaataaacaataaagtttGAACATTTACTTAAAAGTTAATCTGCATTTCTTTGGAACACAAGACATTGTGCATttattccttaaaaaaaatcttgttcaTATTACTCTGTTTCAATAAAACTGATTGATCACACCAGGGCAATGAACCTGATccattacctggatcaggtgtgttcagtgaatcagaagctgaaagataCCAATTCACATAGTGTTTGCCCACTTGACCCTCATTGGAGATgctatcttccagcttctgattcacTGAATACACCTGACTTAGGCAATCAATAGGCAGAGGAGCTTGACAACCAGGACTGAGAAGGCTGTGCAAGATGAGGATGTAAACCAAAAACATCCTCTAAGGTTCCTAATCTTAAGGTCATCTTGCAAGCGTAAAagccattttccattttctcaagTTCTCCCAATGCATGTGCTACTCTTATTACATTCAGAAAACGAAAGTAGGTCCCACTCAAAATTAAGTAATatggaaacttaaaaaaaattggtaagtttcaattaaaaaaaaatttaaaaaaatctaaatatatatttgaaacttttaaaattaaagtagagcacacacaaaacaaaactaggGAAAGGCTTGAATTAAGTAGACTTTACTAGCAAAAACGTTTGTTTAGATATGGAAATTTAAGTAGTAAATCCAAAGACTAATCTTGCTTGAACTAGATAATAATCTGATTCAAAAAGTTACCTTAATCTATTAACTCGATCAAGATTATTTTATCAGTGTAGAATACAGGTCCAATCTTAAAGGCGATGACCTCAATTTTAGGCTACAAAGGGACAATACAGACATAAACCGCTCACCGGTGCATGGACAAGTGCCAAATAAAGAAGAGCGCGTCAAAAAGCAGAAAGCAGGCAAAGACTTGCACAAAGAGCTGCCAGCAAGACGGAGCCTGAACCGGGAACGTGGGGCTTCGCAGCGCGGTCTGAAACAAGGCGGTGGCGGGCAGCACCGTGGTCAGGTATCTGTACAGCAACCTCCCGAAACAGTCATACCACCGCCGGAGCGACGGCGGCGACCCCGCTTCGATCCTCCACGACCGGACCCTCTGACACACGCTCCCCAGCACGTCCAGCACGAGGAAAGGTGCGCAGAGCGTGACGTGCATCAGGAAGGCGCAGGACGCAGGCAGGTACGGGGAGAGCAGGAGCTGTTCCTGCCCCGCTCTCACAGAGTCCCACAGCCCCTGGAGGACAGGAGCATCTGTGGGGGGTGGATTTATAACCGCGGTGCCTAACATCTTCTTCTGTGTGCGGCAGACCTCCTGATGCTTCCTGTCGCCAGTTCTTACCAAAAccccaaaaaaaggaaaaggacacTATATTGGAAACGAAAATTCCGCCTGCAGGCGAATTCCTCTGTTAAGAAACTTTCTCTGCCTGTGGCTGTAGGAGTTGTGTTTTGGATCAGTGTGTGACTGTAGCATCTTTCACCTTTATGCAACACAAACACCTACGCTGTTTTCGGAAGAAATCGAAGGGGTTTGTAGAAGAGGGCGGTCACAATTTAGACTAGAGGTTTGTTACTGAGGTCGGCAAGTTCATTTTGTTTCGGGTCACAGATGTCTTCTTGACATACTAGAAGCATCAACATGGCATGTCGTGCATTTTCACTTGATCATGTGTCAAAGTCACAAATGATTTACGATGAAAGCTTCTTGGCAGAGAACTACTTAACACTAATTATGTGTTAAAAGT
This window of the Channa argus isolate prfri chromosome 11, Channa argus male v1.0, whole genome shotgun sequence genome carries:
- the ch25hl3 gene encoding cholesterol 25-hydroxylase-like protein, with the protein product MLGTAVINPPPTDAPVLQGLWDSVRAGQEQLLLSPYLPASCAFLMHVTLCAPFLVLDVLGSVCQRVRSWRIEAGSPPSLRRWYDCFGRLLYRYLTTVLPATALFQTALRSPTFPVQAPSCWQLFVQVFACFLLFDALFFIWHLSMHRFSWLYRKIHQHHHQHHIPFALAAQDASSAELLSQLLLALTSAWVVGCHPLSEVVFHILNTWLAVEDHCGYNLPWALHRLLPCMGGAPYHQAHHSLHSGNYAPYFTHWDKLFGTYYS